The following are encoded in a window of Geoanaerobacter pelophilus genomic DNA:
- the rlmD gene encoding 23S rRNA (uracil(1939)-C(5))-methyltransferase RlmD — protein MKQIEVAIEKVAFGGAGFGHVNGKACFVPFAVPGDLVYAKVTREKKSYMEASLMEVITASPDRISPVCPVFGDCGGCSLQQVSYRKQLEMKAAIFTEQLSRFAKVDEAVIAPIRESHAPWNYRTRVQIKVYWADGLPIIGFFRGGSHFVVPFPGCCAISSTVVNSVINELTSFLARSPETATIPQVDVATSDDGKAIVIVHYIGRHQDAIIRFLSDSHLSFLPSASGLWLQLGRKCTLRHIAGLETLSYDIISDSQPDLRLSFSKGGFCQVNFQQNQILVTIACEMSRLTGKERVLDLFCGNGNLTLPLAQRSSSVVGIEAYHASIQDAQANAVANQVRNITFICADAEAGVAGLVKNEEKFDVVVLDPPRTGAAPIMAYIPALQPERVVYVSCDPVTLARDIAILKKLDYSVVRSVPVDMFPQTSHIESVTLLERL, from the coding sequence ATGAAGCAAATTGAAGTTGCTATTGAGAAAGTTGCCTTTGGCGGGGCAGGGTTTGGTCATGTTAATGGCAAGGCCTGTTTTGTCCCTTTTGCTGTTCCAGGTGACCTGGTTTACGCCAAGGTAACCAGAGAGAAAAAGTCGTACATGGAAGCTTCATTGATGGAAGTCATCACCGCGTCACCTGACAGGATTTCTCCGGTATGCCCTGTCTTCGGCGATTGTGGTGGCTGCTCTTTGCAGCAGGTATCGTATCGGAAACAGCTCGAAATGAAGGCAGCAATTTTCACAGAACAGCTTAGTCGTTTTGCAAAGGTAGATGAGGCTGTTATTGCCCCGATTAGGGAGTCTCATGCACCCTGGAACTATCGTACCCGGGTGCAGATCAAGGTTTATTGGGCCGATGGCCTCCCTATAATAGGTTTTTTCAGGGGAGGTTCACATTTTGTAGTGCCGTTCCCGGGATGTTGCGCCATATCCTCAACTGTAGTTAACTCAGTAATCAACGAACTGACAAGCTTTTTGGCCAGGTCTCCGGAAACCGCTACGATTCCTCAGGTTGACGTCGCCACCAGCGATGATGGCAAGGCGATAGTTATCGTTCATTATATTGGTCGCCATCAGGATGCCATCATCCGCTTTCTTTCAGATAGCCATTTAAGTTTTCTTCCTTCGGCAAGCGGCCTCTGGTTGCAACTTGGCCGGAAGTGCACCCTGCGCCATATCGCCGGGCTTGAAACCCTTTCCTATGACATTATATCTGATAGCCAGCCTGATCTGCGCCTTAGTTTCAGCAAGGGAGGGTTTTGTCAGGTTAATTTTCAGCAGAATCAAATTCTGGTAACAATTGCCTGCGAAATGTCGCGGCTGACCGGTAAGGAACGTGTTCTGGACTTATTTTGCGGTAATGGCAATTTGACTCTTCCTTTGGCCCAGCGGTCATCAAGTGTTGTTGGTATTGAGGCTTATCATGCTTCGATTCAGGACGCCCAGGCAAATGCTGTTGCAAACCAGGTGCGAAATATCACTTTTATCTGTGCCGATGCAGAAGCCGGGGTTGCCGGGCTTGTGAAGAACGAGGAAAAATTTGATGTCGTGGTGCTCGATCCCCCGCGTACTGGAGCTGCGCCGATCATGGCATATATTCCCGCTTTACAGCCGGAGCGGGTCGTATATGTGTCATGCGACCCGGTTACGCTCGCACGAGACATTGCTATCCTAAAAAAATTGGATTATTCTGTAGTACGCTCAGTACCGGTTGATATGTTTCCGCAGACGAGTCATATAGAAAGTGTTACGCTCCTTGAGCGGTTGTAA
- the infA gene encoding translation initiation factor IF-1 produces MSKEEAIEVEGTVIEPLPNAMFRVKLENEHIVLAHISGKMRKYFIKILPGDKVTVELSPYDLSRGRITYRVK; encoded by the coding sequence ATGAGTAAGGAAGAAGCAATAGAGGTTGAAGGAACGGTAATCGAACCGCTCCCGAACGCCATGTTCCGGGTGAAACTGGAGAATGAGCATATCGTGCTTGCCCATATATCGGGCAAAATGCGCAAGTATTTCATAAAAATACTCCCCGGTGACAAAGTGACAGTAGAGCTTTCACCGTATGACCTCAGCAGGGGCCGTATCACCTACCGAGTAAAGTAA
- the efp gene encoding elongation factor P, with the protein MYTVADLKKGLKITLDGYPYIVIAFDFTKPGKGQALYRTKMRNMINGTILDRTYRSGETFEQASLEDRKMQFLYKEDDHFVFMDNQTFEQYRMSEDAVGDSKNYLIDNLPVDVLLFSEKAIGVDLPNFVNLRVTETSPWAKGDTSGSDSKPATVETGYVLRVPPFIEEGELIVIDTRTGEYSTRVKG; encoded by the coding sequence ATGTACACAGTTGCAGACCTGAAAAAAGGTTTAAAAATCACCCTGGATGGCTATCCTTATATCGTTATTGCCTTTGACTTTACCAAGCCGGGCAAGGGTCAGGCACTGTATCGCACCAAAATGCGCAACATGATTAACGGCACCATCCTGGACCGAACCTACCGCTCCGGTGAGACCTTTGAACAGGCCAGCCTGGAAGACCGTAAAATGCAGTTCCTCTACAAAGAGGACGACCATTTCGTTTTCATGGACAATCAAACCTTTGAGCAGTACCGGATGAGTGAAGATGCAGTTGGTGACTCAAAGAACTACTTGATCGACAACCTGCCAGTTGATGTGCTGCTGTTCAGCGAAAAGGCGATCGGCGTCGATCTCCCCAACTTCGTCAACCTCCGGGTAACTGAGACCAGTCCCTGGGCCAAGGGTGACACCTCAGGCAGCGACTCCAAGCCGGCTACTGTTGAAACCGGTTATGTGCTGCGCGTTCCTCCCTTCATTGAAGAAGGTGAGCTGATAGTAATCGACACCAGGACCGGCGAGTACTCTACCCGCGTCAAAGGCTAG
- the epmA gene encoding EF-P lysine aminoacylase EpmA translates to MNTNWTIARRRPALEARARIIQSIRQYFIQEGFLETETPLRIPAPAPESHIDAIPSDGWFLQTSPELCMKRLLAAGYERIFQLCHCWRAEERGNRHLPEFTMLEWYRAHSDYNDLMVDCENMMRSVAATCGNGSTLMVQGKDVKLDRAWQRLTVREAFARFGGITMEDALAADRFDEVMVEAIEPQLGIGQPTFLCDYPAARGALARLKADDPSVAERFELYISGIELANGFSELTDASEQRFRFEQEEQYRRSSGRIPYPEPSKFLEELPAMPPAAGIALGVDRLVMVMLDATSIDQVVAFTPEEL, encoded by the coding sequence ATGAACACCAACTGGACCATTGCCCGGCGTCGCCCGGCTCTGGAGGCCAGGGCTCGTATCATCCAGTCTATCAGGCAGTATTTCATTCAAGAGGGGTTTCTCGAAACAGAGACCCCTCTTCGCATTCCCGCCCCTGCCCCTGAATCTCATATCGATGCCATCCCTTCTGATGGATGGTTCCTGCAGACATCGCCGGAGCTATGCATGAAACGGCTGCTGGCAGCAGGTTACGAGCGTATTTTTCAGCTCTGTCACTGCTGGCGTGCCGAAGAACGCGGCAACAGACATCTCCCGGAATTTACCATGCTGGAATGGTATCGGGCACACTCTGATTATAATGATCTGATGGTTGACTGCGAAAACATGATGAGGAGTGTGGCTGCCACCTGCGGCAATGGTTCCACATTGATGGTCCAAGGAAAAGATGTCAAGCTCGATCGAGCGTGGCAGAGATTGACCGTTCGCGAGGCATTTGCGAGGTTCGGTGGCATAACCATGGAAGATGCCTTAGCAGCCGACCGTTTCGATGAGGTCATGGTTGAAGCGATTGAACCGCAGCTCGGAATCGGACAGCCGACCTTCCTTTGCGACTACCCTGCGGCGCGGGGTGCTCTGGCACGGTTGAAAGCTGACGACCCCTCGGTGGCAGAGCGCTTTGAGCTGTATATCAGCGGCATCGAGCTTGCCAATGGCTTTTCCGAGCTGACAGATGCTTCAGAGCAGCGTTTTAGGTTCGAACAGGAAGAGCAGTACCGGCGATCAAGCGGCCGCATCCCCTACCCAGAACCGAGCAAATTCCTTGAAGAACTACCGGCAATGCCCCCTGCCGCCGGCATCGCCCTTGGCGTGGACCGATTGGTCATGGTCATGCTCGATGCCACCAGCATTGACCAGGTTGTTGCCTTTACCCCCGAAGAACTCTGA
- the pyk gene encoding pyruvate kinase, with translation MTLPEHKTKLVCTIGPASESIEIMEKMLMAGMNVARLNFSHGAFDGHMTVIKNLRAAALKTGKQLAIMADLPGPKMRIGKIACEPVQLLPGASFTLTTDDIVGDVNCASVTFEPLPQVVRPGDTLYLNDGVIQMKASRVEGNEVECTIVVGGELRSRKGLNIPGIDLGISAFTEHDRNCLRFAIENGVDAVSQSFVESADDIEAVRKASAELGRVPFIIAKIERTRALDRLEEIIDAADGVMIARGDLGVEVPIEMIATVQKDIMSLANMKGKPVITATQMLESMIGNSRPTRAESTDVANAILDGTDCVMLSGESAMGSYPVEAVEMLGKIAVNVEPNRRPISAQKMRRGVELGKRVRPANLITIAVEECLKYVIPAAVFVPTHSGATARSLSRYRLPVWTVAISSQKSTCQGLQFSYGVFPMHETDHPGNWKSYITQWLASHKMKGDFAILTEGPSSKFPENNNKMEIIDLRGKS, from the coding sequence TTGACTCTTCCCGAGCATAAAACAAAACTCGTCTGCACAATCGGCCCGGCATCGGAATCAATTGAAATAATGGAGAAAATGTTGATGGCAGGGATGAATGTTGCCAGGCTCAATTTCTCCCATGGTGCATTTGATGGTCACATGACCGTAATCAAAAATCTGCGTGCAGCTGCGCTGAAAACTGGAAAACAGCTGGCAATCATGGCTGATCTGCCGGGACCAAAGATGCGTATCGGAAAAATTGCCTGTGAGCCAGTGCAACTTTTACCTGGAGCGTCTTTTACATTGACCACCGATGACATAGTCGGGGACGTGAATTGTGCTTCCGTGACTTTTGAACCTCTGCCACAAGTCGTAAGGCCTGGCGATACACTTTATCTGAATGATGGGGTAATACAGATGAAGGCTTCAAGAGTAGAGGGAAACGAGGTTGAATGCACTATTGTTGTTGGTGGGGAATTACGCTCACGAAAGGGGCTTAACATACCCGGAATAGATCTTGGAATAAGTGCATTTACTGAACACGACCGTAATTGCCTCCGCTTTGCGATCGAGAATGGTGTTGATGCCGTCAGCCAGTCATTTGTAGAGAGTGCAGACGATATTGAAGCAGTCCGCAAGGCTTCGGCCGAACTTGGCCGGGTTCCTTTCATTATTGCAAAAATCGAGCGGACAAGGGCGCTGGACAGGCTGGAAGAAATAATTGATGCTGCCGATGGCGTCATGATAGCTCGTGGCGACCTTGGTGTCGAAGTTCCCATAGAGATGATCGCCACAGTCCAAAAGGATATAATGAGCCTTGCCAACATGAAGGGTAAGCCTGTCATAACCGCTACCCAAATGCTTGAATCGATGATCGGCAACAGCCGCCCGACAAGAGCGGAGTCAACAGATGTAGCAAATGCAATTCTGGATGGCACCGACTGCGTCATGCTGTCAGGTGAGTCAGCAATGGGGAGCTACCCGGTGGAAGCCGTTGAGATGCTGGGAAAGATCGCAGTTAATGTCGAGCCAAATCGTCGTCCGATTTCAGCACAAAAGATGCGCCGCGGGGTTGAACTCGGAAAGAGGGTTCGGCCTGCAAACCTTATTACAATAGCTGTTGAGGAATGCCTGAAATATGTCATTCCGGCTGCTGTTTTCGTCCCAACCCACAGTGGTGCAACCGCACGGAGCCTCTCCCGTTATCGACTTCCGGTTTGGACTGTAGCAATAAGTTCGCAAAAAAGCACATGCCAGGGGCTTCAGTTTTCATATGGGGTTTTCCCGATGCATGAAACCGATCACCCCGGGAACTGGAAGTCTTATATAACTCAATGGCTGGCTTCACACAAAATGAAAGGCGATTTTGCTATTCTTACTGAAGGTCCGTCATCAAAATTCCCTGAGAACAATAACAAGATGGAGATAATTGACCTGAGGGGAAAATCTTAA
- a CDS encoding KamA family radical SAM protein yields MSQWRNSLAAALATPEQLAEHFGTAPGPLQQVALRYPLRITPHYLSLIREPGDPIWRQCVPDPLELTDDQAADPLCEESLSPVPGLIHRYPDRVVWLVANECAVYCRFCMRKRQVGCGAASGTSDIAAVLAYISATPAIRDVILSGGDPLLLSDEQLEELLAGLRKIPHVEIIRIGTRVPVTLPERVTPELCSILRRFHPLYINTHFNHSQEITPESTRACGLLADAGIQLGNQTVLLKGVNDTPQVMKTLMTGLLKIRVRPYYIHQMDLVNGTGHFRTTVDCGIDIIGAIRGHISGLATPYYVIDLAGGKGKVPLLPEDVRREGDKLLLKNYMGEIVEYRNPLIT; encoded by the coding sequence ATGAGCCAATGGCGTAACTCTCTTGCCGCGGCCCTTGCCACTCCTGAACAGTTGGCCGAGCATTTCGGCACAGCTCCCGGACCTTTACAACAGGTAGCTCTTCGCTATCCGCTGCGCATCACACCGCATTACCTGTCACTGATCCGTGAACCGGGCGACCCGATCTGGCGCCAGTGTGTGCCTGATCCACTTGAACTGACGGATGACCAGGCTGCTGACCCTCTCTGTGAGGAGAGTCTTAGCCCTGTTCCCGGTCTTATCCATCGTTACCCAGACCGTGTGGTCTGGCTGGTTGCCAACGAATGCGCTGTTTATTGCCGTTTCTGCATGAGAAAGAGGCAGGTCGGCTGCGGCGCAGCTTCAGGCACCAGCGATATCGCTGCAGTGCTTGCCTACATCTCAGCCACTCCAGCAATTCGAGATGTCATCCTCTCCGGCGGCGATCCCTTGCTTCTATCAGATGAACAACTCGAGGAGTTGCTCGCAGGTCTCCGAAAAATACCTCATGTCGAGATCATCCGAATCGGTACGCGGGTACCGGTTACTCTCCCGGAACGGGTAACGCCGGAACTCTGCAGTATACTCAGACGGTTCCATCCACTTTATATCAATACCCATTTCAACCATTCGCAGGAGATAACCCCAGAATCGACCCGTGCTTGTGGACTACTGGCTGACGCAGGTATCCAGCTCGGCAACCAGACAGTGCTCCTCAAGGGGGTTAATGATACACCGCAGGTCATGAAGACGCTGATGACCGGGCTGCTGAAGATCAGGGTGCGACCGTACTACATTCACCAGATGGATCTGGTGAATGGTACCGGCCACTTTCGGACAACCGTAGATTGCGGGATTGATATAATAGGCGCGATAAGGGGGCATATATCGGGGCTTGCTACCCCCTATTACGTCATCGATCTTGCTGGCGGCAAGGGGAAGGTGCCTCTGTTGCCGGAAGATGTCAGAAGGGAAGGGGATAAACTGCTATTAAAGAATTATATGGGGGAGATTGTGGAATACAGAAACCCCCTTATCACTTAA
- a CDS encoding dihydroorotate dehydrogenase, with product MTTPNLSVEIAGIKLRNPVMTASGTFGYGAEFAPYMSLEKIGAIVTKGLSMKPKAGNPTPRIVETPGGMLNAIGLQNVGIEAFKAEKVPFLRTIATPVIVNLYGNTLEEYGELTEIIDTIPEVAGIEVNISCPNVKQGGIVFGTDPKAAFEVVSLVRESTLKPVIVKLSPNVTDVVVMAQACVDAGADALSLINTLTGMAIDLQKRRPILANITGGLSGPAIKPVALRMVWQVAKAVQVPLIGIGGIMTATDALEFILAGATAVQVGTANFLDPSAAATIAAGIEEWLVANGVSDIRDLIGALKTDR from the coding sequence ATGACTACACCGAATCTATCCGTTGAGATTGCAGGAATAAAGCTGCGCAACCCGGTGATGACCGCTTCCGGCACCTTTGGTTATGGTGCCGAGTTTGCGCCTTACATGAGTTTGGAGAAAATTGGGGCGATCGTCACCAAGGGGTTGTCGATGAAGCCCAAGGCTGGCAACCCGACGCCGAGGATCGTTGAAACCCCGGGTGGGATGTTGAATGCCATCGGCTTGCAGAACGTCGGCATTGAGGCGTTCAAGGCGGAGAAGGTGCCTTTTTTGCGGACAATAGCCACCCCGGTAATAGTCAACCTGTACGGCAATACCTTGGAGGAGTATGGCGAGCTGACGGAAATAATCGACACCATTCCGGAAGTGGCCGGGATCGAAGTCAATATTTCCTGTCCCAACGTCAAGCAGGGTGGGATAGTCTTCGGTACTGATCCAAAGGCCGCTTTCGAGGTGGTAAGCCTGGTGCGGGAATCAACCTTGAAGCCGGTGATCGTCAAGCTCTCTCCCAATGTCACTGATGTTGTTGTCATGGCCCAGGCGTGCGTCGATGCCGGGGCCGATGCTCTGTCACTGATCAACACCCTGACCGGGATGGCTATCGACCTGCAGAAGCGACGACCGATTTTGGCCAACATCACCGGCGGGCTTTCCGGCCCGGCGATCAAGCCGGTGGCGCTTCGGATGGTCTGGCAGGTGGCCAAGGCGGTACAGGTTCCTTTGATCGGCATCGGCGGGATTATGACCGCCACTGACGCCCTGGAGTTCATTCTGGCAGGGGCCACAGCGGTCCAGGTCGGCACGGCAAATTTCCTTGATCCGTCCGCAGCAGCGACTATTGCTGCCGGTATTGAAGAGTGGTTGGTGGCGAATGGGGTATCGGATATCCGTGACCTGATCGGTGCGCTCAAGACCGACCGATGA